The genomic segment TTTCTCTTAGTAGCATGTGACCTAAAGGCGACTTCAGCTCATTATTTTGATGTTATGATTGTAGAATCTGAGTtgagttatttattttatgcagTTGACTGCTGTACATTTAGTTGATGCCCACCTCTGCAGTGACCCTGGGAAGTATGTTAGTGCTCTGCTTCTCTCTTTATCTACCATGTTGCATTTGGAGCTTCCACACATCAATGTCTTGTCTAAAATTGACCTAATTGAGAGCTATGGAAAGCTGGGTGAGTTTTAGTGTCAATTATGTTTCAAGCCTCAAAGTGGTTGGAGTCATGGCTAATCATCTTGTCTTGATGTGTTGCAGCTTTCAATCTGGATTTCTACACAGATGTGCAAGATTTATCATATTTGCAGCACCATCTTGATCAGGATCCCCGCTCTGCTAAGTATAGGTTTGTTATGGCAGACttgttatttttgtatttttaacCATGCATGAGACATTAAATTTCCTTTGTTGATAAGTTTAAATGTTAAGAGGTTTTTGATTACGAGTTTAAACTTCTTTGGTTTTGGATGAAGTCCTTCATGTGTTGATCTGGACTGGGATTCATAAACTTATCCTCAATTTTGCATTTTGATGCTTATATTTATAGCATTGAGGAGATAATATTGCATAAAAGTTGGAATTTTCAAAGGCTGACATTGAAATGCGACTATGTGATGTAACCCTAATTTCTTGCCATGAAGTCTTGTTTGGTTGACAGTTCATAATCAGGCTAGTtgcttttattatattcaccCTAAATCTTAGCttccttttaattttagaGCTCTTCTTAATCATCTAAATTCTTCTTGCAGAAAACTTACAAAGGAGCTCTGCGACGTAATCGAAGACTTTAGTATTGTCAATTTCACAACCTTAGATATTCAGGCATGCCAGTAACTGCAGCTTTCTTGTGTTACATCATTCTTGTTTTCTGTGTTTTATAGTTTTATGTAGATTTTCTGTTAAGCACATTCTCCTTTCAGGATAAGGAGAGTGTTGGGAATCTTGTGAAGCTTATTGACAGGAGCAATGGATACATATTTGCTGGTATGGATGCCAGTGCAGTTGAATTCAGCAAGATTGCAGTACGACAAGTTGATTGGGATTATTACAGATATCCTTTTGTCTACATGGATGCTCTTATCCATGTAGCATCAGAAAGTATAGCTAACATGCGTTGTGAAGTGCTTAAGAGCAATTATGCCATACTGCAGAAATTTCTGGCTTGACTTTACATTTTCCTTGATCTTTGATTATCCTACTCTACCATAGTTTTTAATGTTTCAATTTATTGATGGTTTCGTAAGTTTCTCTTAACGAATCAGTTCACAGCTGCAGCGGTGCAAGAGAAGTACATGAAGgatgatgaaaattttgatgatgatgattgaGAGTGCTTTTTGGTGAGAGAATGGTGTGTGCCTAATTGCCTACGGGTCCGCTAGTTGCTTCCTTGTATATGCGTTCCCAAGTTTGTTCATGTCTATATGTGCTTTTTATGCATTCAAGCTTGTTAAATCCCTAGTTTATATGGCCTTTGATTTTCTTATTGTAGGTCTTGTGGTCTGACAAAATTAAGATAGTGGATCAACAGGATATACAGCAATGACAATTactctcttgtttcttttttgtccCCTGTTGTttaaaaatcccattttaaattttgcatCATACCCCTGTACTTCAATTTTGTataatcaaaaatatatatatatttaaaagaaatgaagaagaaaaactttacAAGAAGGTGCCCTTTctaaggctattaaaattaagaaacttCAATTAGAGGGAATGGTGGCTCGTGGAGAGCTTGTCTCTCCTGCAATAAACGAATGTTTCTACCATTATCTTCGTTTGATTTCATACCCTTTTCCCAGTGTTTTAGAAGTTTAAAGGATCTTCCAAACGGGGTGTTTAGACATAGTCAGACTACATATTCGGAGTGATAAAAACCAAAGTCAACAAAAGTAAGCCCGTACGAGTTTATGTTCGATTTGGATTTTTGCACGTGCATTGCCCAGAATATTCTCTTTACGACGTTTCAAAGCAATGGTTTCGACCATGTGTATGATGATAACTACAAGCGTATGGAAACTCGTTTCCCTCAAGAAATTTGGACCTCTTCGTCATGGAAAAATCCAAAGCCATATATTTAAGGAGGAAGTCATTGTTTTTGGATAGATATTGGGTTTCATTTCTATTCTTCTCTGGTCTTCCAGCAATTGGAGAAACACCTTGCTTTGCCATTGCGTTAGTAGTTTCACTTTGCCTTGTAATGAAACAGACATGTCACATGTGTCAGCAACTATGTGTAGGGTATAACAAATTGGAACCTCCAGTGCATGTTAGGGATAAGCTAGGGTTTTGTCTCTGGGctttatcaattatttttcaaatttattatgCATTTCCCTAAGTAtgatacaaaatttttttttctaattgtatgataaatttgaagaaatgtTGTCTAGTCAACCCCGCTTAAGGAACCAtcaattcatcaaaaattttgttcttgttttgaCTCTTCTTTCAAGGGCTCCTCCTTCAGATATTTTCCCCCTGAATTTGCTGAAATCCTTAGCGATTGAAGGATAAATATAGCACGTGTTTTCCTCCTTTGTACTCATACAAATCAAACACAGGAAAATTAACAAATGACATAAGAATAAGCCGAGAATATGTTTATTTACTTCTGAAAAGGGAGAGGAGCCTCCAGATAAACAATGGAATGTGACTTTCATGGTTAAGGTTTTAAACATGTTGAAAGTTTTGGTTTGATCGACAAGCTCTGCATAGGTGAGGCGGAATTCAAACGAGAACCTTAAACTCCGGGTATAATgctatatattttatataataaaatagaataagtAAGATTTAAAGTGATATTCTCCTTAATTATTCTTGTTTCCAACTTGAGGATTATTAAACAATCCAAGAAGAATAAAGATCACTTAAATGAAACCAGGTAATTGTCTGAAAAACTAGCAGTCTAAGATTTACTGAGAATAGCAAATCTACAGATGCAGATCATGTGAAGGACAGCTGAATCCAGATGCCAGCCGGATGATTCCCATGTCCACATTTTCACCTAGCCAACTAATCCACATCGTTTTCAACTGTCAACTAATTCTTGGGTGTTTCATCTAGAAAGTATTTACCTAATAATTACAGTATAAATGATTATAATAACTCCACCATTATTGCATCATTCTTTTGATTGTAAGTCAATATTAATCCAATACCATTTCAAGCCCTCAGCTCCAAGCAATAGTTATGTTTAAAAAGTTAGCCCTTTATAGATTATTCAATACGGCAAACTTTTTCTACACATTCATTCATAGTCTAGAAAGAATAAACTTGTCATAGAGCAGCATACTTACCCCCTCTCCAAGACtacaattattattttcatcattcccTGGGAAAAGTCAAACGATATCGAAATCCATGAGGAAACTTCTATTACTCGGAGggatttctttgttttgttttttcaaatcattaaatttgactaagttggtttggATCTAGACTTGTCACAAGACTCTTTTTATTAAGTCCTGTGGCTCTCCCTTCCCTATGTCTCAATCGAAAACAAACCAAACCCAAAGTCTTGAACCAGAACTTCCCCCATAACCCACCTTCAGATGTTTCAGCCTTTTATCTGCGGCGGCACTGTCAATCAtcaagaagaagatgatgatgatcagTTTTGGAGCAGCCCGAATTCTACACCAAGAAAATCAAGAAGAAACGGTTTTTGTAAGAACAATCACAAGGATAACAAGAACCCTTACTCGAACCGTGGCCTTGACAAGTTTTCTGCACTCTTAGCTGAACTTGAAGAGAAGAGGCAAAAGATCTACTCACAGACAGGTTCACAAGACATATCGTTTGTTCGATTTACGTACAAGAACTCGGCAGATTGTGTCCCGATTGTGGTAAAGCTCAAggacaaaagagaagaagagaaaataatgaaaCCTGTTGATGCCAAGGGTCAGCCTGGAACGAATATGGACTCAGAAGTCTTGGATAAGCATCCAATCGAAACCTTAGATGAAGGGAAAGAAGTAATCAAGAAGATATCAAGATTGCAAGCGGTTAGTGAAAAGActgagaagaagaagaagaataaaaagagCTCTTCATGGAATATGGAGTTGCAAAAGTGGAGACGGCCTTCTTATTATTTACCAGCATTTGTAGTCTTGATTTTGTTGCTGTTGGTGTTTTTCGGAAGATCAGTTACAATATTATTTACTTGTATTGGGTGGTACATAGTTCCTACAATTCAAGGAGAGAGTTCCAGCAATGTTAGAAGATcattgaagaagaaaggttATGGCACAAAGTCGAGTGCAAACAAGTTGGTAAGTGAAGGATTTTCTCCTCCAAAGAGTAACAAATCATCTCCGGTACGTGATCACCATCGGAAAAGCTGATCAAGAAGATTATCtgatcttcttcttcttcttcttgctttttaattcttttgatttttctttttgatcttGTGTCATTAAATGTAAATTCCATTTCTTGTTGTTGTGTTTCGGGGTTGGCTTGAAGAATTCAGAATTCAATCGGTCTTGGACCTGTTCTACAGTGTAAATTCTTGTTTATAAAGTTGAACTAGTATTAGAGAGAAATTCTAATTCAGGTTGCTTGATGAAAATTTCTTGGACATGAAACTTTGATTATGGGAAATTCCAAATGttgattttgaatattttaaagtCAAATATCTTGTGAATGGTGCGGAGCATCTTCATGTGATTCTTGCTTTGATCTAGATAGATAACAACCAATCGATATAACTTGCTTTAATATTTTAGATATAAAGACTTACACGTGGAGCTGCCGGCccatttataaatttatgggTTATCGGATTTGAGCAGTTGAAACTTGAATAAGTTCTACCAAAATCCACCCCAAAGTCAAATCAGCTCTAGC from the Theobroma cacao cultivar B97-61/B2 chromosome 8, Criollo_cocoa_genome_V2, whole genome shotgun sequence genome contains:
- the LOC18591970 gene encoding GPN-loop GTPase 2, with product MVFGQVVIGPPGSGKTTYCNGMSQFLKLIGRKVAVINLDPANDMLPYECAINIEDLIKLSDVMTEHSLGPNGGLVYCMDYLEKNIDWLQSRLEPLLKDHYLLFDFPGQVELFFLHSNAKNVVMKLIKKLNLRLTAVHLVDAHLCSDPGKYVSALLLSLSTMLHLELPHINVLSKIDLIESYGKLAFNLDFYTDVQDLSYLQHHLDQDPRSAKYRKLTKELCDVIEDFSIVNFTTLDIQDKESVGNLVKLIDRSNGYIFAGMDASAVEFSKIAVRQVDWDYYRAAAVQEKYMKDDENFDDDD
- the LOC18591971 gene encoding uncharacterized protein LOC18591971, whose amino-acid sequence is MFQPFICGGTVNHQEEDDDDQFWSSPNSTPRKSRRNGFCKNNHKDNKNPYSNRGLDKFSALLAELEEKRQKIYSQTGSQDISFVRFTYKNSADCVPIVVKLKDKREEEKIMKPVDAKGQPGTNMDSEVLDKHPIETLDEGKEVIKKISRLQAVSEKTEKKKKNKKSSSWNMELQKWRRPSYYLPAFVVLILLLLVFFGRSVTILFTCIGWYIVPTIQGESSSNVRRSLKKKGYGTKSSANKLVSEGFSPPKSNKSSPVRDHHRKS